Proteins from a genomic interval of Rhodococcoides fascians A25f:
- a CDS encoding EamA family transporter codes for MTTRDRLLGLTVAVLWGLNFLAIRVGLDHFPPFFFAALRFLVIAIPVVLFVPRPNVPLKWLLLYGFGFGFLQFAFLFAAMAAGMPTGLASLVLQSSAPFTVVLGAVLLREHVTRRQAIGIAIAVVGMVLIGWDRAQNATLLPVILTLLAGLGWAFGNLGNRLAKSDSPMTLMLWMTVVPPVPMLALSAIVEGPSIGWHALAESFGPQGWPGLVALAYIVIPATIIGSGLWSILMSRNPAGLVAPFSLLVPVVGIAGAWIFLGENPSVLALIGGVVVIGGCLGGMVVRRPAEVREKAPV; via the coding sequence ATGACCACTCGCGACCGCCTGCTCGGATTGACCGTCGCCGTGCTGTGGGGGCTGAACTTCCTCGCCATCCGCGTCGGGCTCGATCACTTTCCACCCTTCTTCTTCGCCGCGCTGCGGTTCCTGGTCATCGCAATCCCCGTCGTGTTGTTCGTCCCACGCCCGAACGTCCCACTGAAGTGGTTGCTGCTGTACGGATTCGGATTCGGATTTCTTCAGTTCGCCTTCCTGTTCGCAGCGATGGCGGCTGGCATGCCCACCGGATTGGCGTCGCTCGTGCTGCAGTCGTCCGCACCCTTCACCGTCGTTCTCGGCGCGGTTCTGCTGCGCGAACACGTCACCCGCCGACAGGCCATCGGCATTGCGATCGCCGTGGTCGGCATGGTGCTGATCGGGTGGGACCGCGCCCAGAACGCCACCCTGCTGCCGGTGATCCTCACCCTGCTCGCCGGCCTCGGCTGGGCGTTCGGCAACCTGGGAAACCGACTCGCCAAGTCCGATTCCCCGATGACGCTGATGCTGTGGATGACCGTCGTCCCGCCGGTACCGATGTTGGCGCTCTCGGCGATCGTCGAGGGTCCGAGCATCGGCTGGCACGCCCTCGCCGAGTCGTTCGGCCCGCAGGGCTGGCCCGGTCTGGTGGCGTTGGCGTACATCGTGATTCCGGCCACCATCATCGGTAGCGGCCTCTGGAGCATTCTGATGAGTCGCAACCCCGCCGGCCTGGTCGCACCGTTCTCACTCCTGGTTCCCGTGGTGGGCATCGCCGGTGCCTGGATCTTCCTCGGCGAGAACCCGTCCGTGCTGGCGTTGATCGGTGGCGTCGTCGTGATCGGCGGCTGCCTCGGCGGTATGGTCGTCCGCCGGCCCGCCGAAGTACGGGAGAAAGCGCCGGTGTGA
- a CDS encoding LysR family transcriptional regulator, with product MNVERLRILAELADRGTVAAVAEALSMTPSAVSQQLKLLAREAGVTLLEPDGRRLRLTDAGRALVLRTDDVLAALARATAEMDRYRASPQGRVRVALFPSGAALLLPGVLTRLAGSDVDIDARDEDLPASSVPELLADYDVVLTHRDDRAPSTAGPRIEVTTLMREPIDLVLPPDHALAQHKTVDLRELTDERWISVRGGFPVDDVLLSVAAVTGVAPRVAQRINDFRVTETLVAAGHGVALMPRYAVVHPGLVRRELSGVRAGRIYELATRPGARRLPAIAAVLDAFRAEAEFRTALWPSTS from the coding sequence ATGAACGTGGAGCGGCTTCGGATCCTGGCGGAACTCGCCGACCGGGGAACCGTGGCCGCCGTCGCCGAGGCCCTGTCGATGACGCCGTCGGCGGTGTCTCAACAGCTCAAGTTGCTGGCTCGCGAGGCCGGCGTGACACTGCTCGAACCCGATGGGCGTCGGCTGCGCCTCACCGACGCCGGCCGCGCGTTGGTGCTGCGAACCGACGATGTGCTCGCGGCCCTCGCCCGCGCCACGGCAGAGATGGATCGATACCGAGCGTCACCGCAGGGGCGCGTCCGTGTAGCACTGTTCCCGTCCGGTGCCGCGCTGCTACTGCCCGGAGTGCTGACCCGTCTCGCGGGCTCGGACGTCGACATCGATGCGCGCGACGAGGACCTGCCGGCATCCTCTGTGCCCGAACTACTTGCCGATTACGACGTGGTACTCACTCACCGGGACGATCGGGCTCCGTCGACGGCAGGCCCGCGCATCGAAGTGACGACCCTCATGCGCGAACCCATCGATCTGGTGTTGCCTCCCGACCATGCACTGGCACAGCACAAAACGGTGGACCTGAGAGAGCTGACCGACGAGCGGTGGATCAGCGTCCGCGGCGGATTCCCTGTGGACGACGTGCTGCTCTCCGTTGCCGCCGTCACCGGTGTAGCGCCACGAGTAGCGCAGCGTATCAATGACTTTCGAGTGACCGAGACCCTCGTGGCCGCCGGGCACGGAGTGGCGCTGATGCCGCGCTATGCCGTCGTTCATCCGGGCCTGGTGCGGCGAGAACTGTCCGGGGTGCGGGCCGGCCGCATCTACGAACTCGCCACGAGGCCCGGTGCGCGTCGACTACCGGCGATCGCCGCTGTGCTCGACGCATTCCGAGCGGAAGCCGAGTTCAGGACAGCGCTTTGGCCTTCAACGTCCTGA
- a CDS encoding SHOCT domain-containing protein yields the protein MDSFWDFLWLLVVGFAFVAYLMVMFSIIGDLFRDHKTSGVLKAVWVFFLIVAPFLTALVYLIVNGSSMAKRQVAALQHAKDQQADYIKHVAGRSASEEIAHAKALLDNGTIDQDEFRTLKAKALS from the coding sequence ATGGACTCTTTCTGGGATTTTCTTTGGCTTCTCGTCGTCGGATTCGCCTTCGTGGCCTATCTGATGGTGATGTTCTCGATCATCGGAGACCTTTTCCGTGATCACAAGACATCCGGGGTTCTCAAGGCCGTGTGGGTGTTCTTCCTCATCGTTGCGCCGTTCCTCACCGCGCTGGTGTACCTCATCGTGAACGGCAGCAGCATGGCCAAGCGTCAGGTCGCTGCCCTGCAGCACGCGAAGGATCAGCAGGCGGACTACATCAAACACGTCGCCGGTCGATCCGCATCCGAAGAGATCGCGCACGCAAAGGCATTGCTGGACAACGGAACCATCGATCAGGACGAGTTCAGGACGTTGAAGGCCAAAGCGCTGTCCTGA
- the leuA gene encoding 2-isopropylmalate synthase: MSPADAFTSGSRTITPPSRPAPSDQPAWNTQKNSSMPTFRYRPFAEEVEAITLPDRTWPDKIIDRTPQWCAVDLRDGNQALIDPMSPARKRRMFDLLVRMGYKQIEVGFPSASQTDFDFVREIIEDGAIPDDVTIQVLTQCRPELIERTFVACEGARSVIVHFYNSTSILQRRVVFRADRDVIKKIATDGARKVLEEAAKFPDTDWRYEYSPESYTGTELSYAKEVCDAVTAIIDPTPDKPLILNLPATVEMATPNVYADSIEWMSRNLDRRDSIVLSLHPHNDRGTGVAAAELGYQAGADRIEGCLFGNGERTGNVCLVTLGLNLFTRGVDPQIDFSNIDEVRRTVEYCNQLPVAERHPYGGDLVYTAFSGSHQDAINKGLDAMKVTADEQGSDIGDVTWQVPYLPVDPKDVGRTYEAVIRVNSQSGKGGVAYIMKSDHGLNLPRRLQIEFSQAVQSITDGEGGEVSPKEMWDVFAEEYLTPIRPLERIKQSVVAAEHDGGTDTITATVKVDGVEQEISGSGNGPLASFVDALSTIGYDVSVLDYSEHAMSAGDDAQAAAYVEASVTSPAGVATTVWGVGIATSITTASLRAVVSAVNRALR; encoded by the coding sequence ATGTCACCAGCCGACGCATTCACCTCGGGATCTCGCACCATCACCCCGCCCTCGCGGCCCGCGCCCAGCGACCAGCCCGCCTGGAACACCCAGAAGAACTCCTCGATGCCCACGTTCCGTTATCGGCCGTTCGCCGAGGAAGTGGAAGCCATCACCCTCCCCGACCGCACGTGGCCGGACAAGATCATCGACCGGACGCCGCAGTGGTGTGCGGTGGATCTGCGCGACGGCAACCAGGCTCTGATCGACCCGATGAGCCCGGCCCGCAAGCGCCGCATGTTCGATCTGCTGGTTCGGATGGGCTACAAGCAGATCGAGGTCGGCTTCCCGTCGGCCAGCCAGACGGACTTCGACTTCGTCCGCGAGATCATCGAGGACGGCGCGATCCCCGACGACGTCACGATCCAGGTTCTGACGCAGTGCCGTCCCGAGCTGATCGAGCGCACCTTCGTCGCCTGCGAGGGTGCCCGAAGCGTCATCGTGCACTTCTACAATTCCACCTCGATCCTGCAGCGCCGAGTGGTGTTCCGCGCCGATCGTGATGTGATCAAGAAGATCGCCACCGACGGTGCCCGCAAGGTTCTCGAGGAAGCTGCCAAGTTCCCCGATACCGATTGGCGCTACGAGTACTCCCCCGAGTCCTACACCGGCACAGAACTTTCCTACGCCAAAGAGGTGTGCGACGCGGTCACCGCGATCATCGATCCCACGCCCGACAAGCCGTTGATCCTGAACCTGCCCGCCACGGTCGAGATGGCGACACCGAACGTCTACGCCGACTCGATCGAGTGGATGAGCCGCAACCTCGACCGCCGCGACAGCATCGTACTGTCGCTGCATCCGCACAACGACCGCGGAACCGGTGTTGCTGCAGCCGAACTCGGTTACCAGGCCGGCGCAGACCGCATCGAGGGATGCCTGTTCGGAAACGGCGAGCGCACCGGCAACGTCTGCCTCGTCACGCTGGGTCTGAACCTGTTCACCCGCGGCGTCGATCCGCAGATCGACTTCTCCAACATCGACGAAGTCCGCCGAACCGTGGAGTACTGCAACCAACTTCCCGTTGCCGAGCGCCACCCCTACGGCGGCGATCTGGTCTACACCGCGTTCTCGGGCAGCCATCAGGACGCCATCAACAAGGGCCTCGACGCGATGAAAGTCACTGCGGACGAGCAGGGTTCGGACATCGGCGACGTCACGTGGCAGGTTCCGTACCTGCCCGTCGACCCCAAGGACGTCGGCCGCACCTACGAGGCCGTCATTCGCGTCAACTCGCAGTCCGGCAAGGGTGGCGTCGCGTACATCATGAAGTCCGATCACGGACTGAACCTGCCGCGTCGTCTGCAGATCGAGTTCTCCCAGGCCGTGCAGAGCATCACCGACGGTGAGGGCGGCGAGGTCTCGCCGAAGGAGATGTGGGACGTCTTCGCCGAGGAGTACCTGACGCCGATCCGTCCGCTCGAGCGCATCAAGCAGTCGGTCGTCGCGGCCGAGCACGACGGCGGCACCGACACGATCACCGCGACGGTCAAGGTGGACGGCGTCGAGCAGGAGATCTCCGGCTCCGGCAACGGACCTCTCGCCTCCTTCGTCGACGCGCTGTCCACCATCGGATACGACGTCAGCGTGCTGGACTACTCCGAGCACGCCATGTCCGCGGGTGACGACGCTCAGGCTGCGGCCTACGTCGAAGCCTCGGTCACCTCGCCTGCGGGCGTCGCCACCACCGTCTGGGGCGTCGGAATCGCGACATCGATCACCACCGCATCACTGCGTGCCGTGGTCTCGGCTGTGAACCGCGCACTGCGCTGA
- a CDS encoding FUSC family protein: protein MTVPEHLPPPPARGLRVLFGLPAVGRRWPGGLRSALAFGVPAIVAWLLGFHTEALLVVSGSFAVIYGEGRPYRSRWWVVLIAGGALVASVWLGATAGQLALHFGETGWARMIPVAVLSALALVAVYVVAALRLGPPGAFFFVLVCAVASYLPAADISATRGAVCAAIGVASALVVAMSGVVRDPRGPERAAVGAAVAAIEKYTSAPAAAVADRHTAASRLHAAWAAVYEAGSARATSRPALVQTLFDAHLAFAAATSARAGTAPDPENEVESARDQLPLARPSIGYRLKRSLHRDSHAASTAIRVFCAAAAAGGISVALGLSRPDWAILGAVLVLQQGPDRVHGTYRGMQRLGGTLAGVVLFSAIYLSPLTGLAVIVVLMVLQFAIEISVARNYGLAVTFITPLALLMGTISHPGAPLGGIVVDRVVETAVGVALAFAALWLLLPGAFRRALLWSDRRVLDLTARLLTTLRTEKVTAAATLTLRRDVQFELVGAALAGAEAAHNDRRWAHRVWTRHAEVDHLGYELLARCWTAADVGRLNDIEQWQRRHDTVAEKVDS from the coding sequence GTGACCGTTCCAGAACATCTCCCACCACCGCCGGCCCGAGGTCTGCGGGTGCTCTTCGGGCTGCCCGCTGTCGGCCGTCGCTGGCCGGGTGGTCTGCGTTCGGCGCTGGCGTTCGGGGTTCCGGCGATCGTGGCGTGGCTGCTCGGGTTCCACACCGAGGCACTACTGGTGGTCTCGGGCAGTTTTGCGGTGATCTACGGCGAGGGTCGCCCCTATCGATCGCGCTGGTGGGTAGTACTGATCGCAGGCGGCGCGCTGGTGGCCTCGGTGTGGCTCGGCGCGACGGCCGGGCAGCTCGCCCTCCACTTCGGCGAGACCGGATGGGCACGGATGATTCCGGTGGCCGTGCTGTCGGCTCTCGCCCTCGTTGCGGTCTACGTCGTGGCGGCGCTTCGACTCGGTCCGCCGGGAGCCTTCTTCTTCGTGCTGGTGTGCGCGGTGGCGTCGTACCTCCCTGCCGCCGACATCAGCGCGACCCGCGGCGCCGTCTGTGCGGCTATTGGCGTCGCGTCGGCGCTGGTCGTCGCGATGTCCGGGGTGGTGCGGGATCCGAGAGGACCCGAACGGGCGGCGGTCGGTGCGGCGGTGGCCGCGATCGAGAAATACACGAGCGCGCCGGCGGCCGCCGTCGCCGATCGGCACACTGCCGCCTCGCGTCTGCACGCGGCCTGGGCCGCGGTGTACGAGGCCGGATCGGCGCGCGCGACCTCCCGCCCCGCGCTGGTACAGACGCTGTTCGACGCCCATCTCGCGTTTGCGGCTGCGACGTCGGCGCGCGCCGGCACCGCGCCGGACCCGGAGAACGAGGTGGAATCGGCACGAGATCAGCTGCCGCTCGCACGTCCGAGCATCGGCTATCGGTTGAAGCGCTCGCTGCATCGAGATTCACACGCGGCGTCCACGGCGATCCGGGTGTTCTGCGCGGCGGCAGCTGCGGGCGGGATCAGTGTGGCGCTGGGTCTGAGCAGGCCGGATTGGGCAATCCTCGGCGCAGTCCTGGTGCTCCAACAGGGGCCGGATCGCGTCCACGGGACATACCGCGGCATGCAGCGACTCGGCGGCACTCTGGCCGGAGTGGTGTTGTTCTCGGCAATCTATCTCTCGCCGCTGACCGGTCTCGCGGTGATCGTGGTGCTTATGGTGCTGCAGTTCGCCATCGAGATCAGCGTGGCGCGCAACTACGGCCTCGCCGTCACGTTCATCACCCCGCTCGCGTTGTTGATGGGCACCATCTCGCATCCGGGTGCTCCGCTCGGCGGCATCGTGGTGGATCGGGTGGTCGAAACCGCGGTGGGGGTTGCCCTCGCGTTCGCGGCGCTGTGGTTGTTGTTGCCGGGCGCGTTTCGACGCGCACTGCTGTGGTCCGATCGGCGGGTTCTGGACCTGACCGCCCGATTGCTGACGACTCTGCGAACCGAGAAGGTCACGGCGGCAGCCACTCTGACGCTTCGACGGGACGTGCAGTTCGAGCTGGTCGGCGCGGCCCTCGCGGGAGCCGAAGCGGCGCACAACGATCGCCGCTGGGCGCATCGCGTGTGGACCCGACACGCAGAGGTCGATCACCTCGGATACGAACTGCTCGCACGGTGTTGGACCGCGGCCGATGTCGGACGACTGAACGACATCGAGCAGTGGCAGCGCAGGCACGACACCGTCGCCGAAAAAGTCGACTCCTGA
- a CDS encoding aspartate kinase: MALIVQKYGGSSVGTAERIRRVAERIVETKKAGNDVVVVVSAMGDTTDELLDLAQQVCPAPPAREMDMLLTSGERISNALVAMAIHSLGAEARSFTGSQAGVVTTSVHGNAKIIDVTPGRVRSALDEGSIVLVAGFQGVSQDSKDVTTLGRGGSDTTAVALAAALNADVCEIYTDVDGIFTADPRIVPNAQKLDTVSFEEMLEMAACGAKVLMLRCVEYARRYNVPVHVRSSYTTKPGTIVSGSMEDIPVEEAILTGVAHDRSEAKVTVVGLPDTPGYAAKVFRAVADSEINIDMVLQNVSKIDTGKTDITFTCPKADGPTAVEKLTKLQAEIGFAQVLYDDHIGKVSLVGAGMKSHPGVTATFCEALADAGINIDLISTSEIRISVLCSDTQLDEAVRALHAAFDLGGDEEAVVHAGTGR, encoded by the coding sequence GTGGCTCTCATCGTCCAGAAGTACGGTGGATCGTCGGTGGGGACCGCCGAACGTATCCGACGCGTCGCTGAACGAATCGTCGAGACCAAGAAGGCGGGCAACGACGTTGTCGTCGTCGTGTCGGCGATGGGCGACACCACCGACGAACTGCTCGACCTGGCACAGCAGGTGTGCCCGGCCCCGCCTGCTCGCGAGATGGACATGCTGCTCACCTCGGGTGAACGCATCTCCAACGCGCTGGTCGCGATGGCCATCCACTCGCTCGGTGCCGAAGCGCGGTCGTTCACCGGTTCCCAGGCAGGCGTCGTCACCACCAGCGTGCACGGGAACGCCAAGATCATCGACGTCACCCCCGGCCGCGTCCGTAGCGCACTCGACGAAGGTTCGATCGTTCTGGTCGCCGGATTCCAGGGCGTCAGCCAGGACAGCAAGGACGTCACCACGCTCGGTCGTGGTGGGTCCGACACCACCGCCGTCGCGCTCGCCGCGGCCTTGAACGCCGATGTCTGCGAGATCTACACCGACGTCGACGGCATCTTCACCGCCGACCCGCGCATCGTTCCCAACGCTCAGAAGCTCGACACCGTCTCGTTCGAGGAGATGTTGGAGATGGCCGCCTGCGGCGCGAAGGTGCTCATGCTGCGTTGCGTCGAATATGCCCGTCGCTACAACGTTCCCGTACACGTGCGCTCGTCGTACACCACAAAACCCGGAACGATCGTCTCCGGATCTATGGAGGACATTCCAGTGGAAGAAGCAATTCTCACCGGCGTCGCACACGATCGCAGCGAGGCGAAGGTCACCGTCGTCGGTCTGCCCGACACACCGGGCTACGCCGCCAAGGTCTTTCGCGCCGTCGCCGACTCCGAGATCAACATCGACATGGTGTTGCAGAACGTCTCCAAGATCGACACCGGCAAGACCGACATCACCTTCACCTGCCCCAAGGCCGACGGCCCGACGGCAGTGGAGAAGCTCACCAAGCTGCAGGCCGAAATCGGCTTCGCGCAGGTGCTCTACGACGATCACATCGGCAAGGTCTCGCTCGTCGGTGCCGGCATGAAGAGCCACCCCGGCGTCACCGCGACGTTCTGTGAGGCCCTCGCCGACGCCGGTATCAACATCGATCTCATCAGCACCTCCGAGATCCGTATCTCGGTGCTGTGCAGCGACACCCAGCTCGACGAAGCGGTACGCGCGTTGCACGCCGCCTTCGATCTGGGTGGCGACGAAGAAGCCGTAGTACACGCAGGAACAGGACGATAA